CAACGATATAACCGAAGTATCACCCACCTCAATGCACGAAGGAGCCAGTCATCCCTCCTCGGCTGCCATACAAACGATAACCAGAGATGAACATCTTAAAGGATCCCATATGTCGTCAAACTCCATACCTGGCCTAACACATTCAGGCCTTAGTCATCAGGCGGGTAAACCCTTCAATCGTTTGCAAAAACTGCTATGGCTGGATCTGTCCAACAATAGAATTTACCACATCTCTCCGAATTTTCTTCCACGTAGTCTCATAACCATCGATTTATCGGGAAATCTGCTTTCCACTTTTCCCCATCATCTATTCGAGCATTTGTATGATTTGCGTATAATCTCGCTGAGGGATAATCTGGTGCGTAGTGTGCAATCGATAGATTTGAGGCAGGTGCGCATCCATTTGGAGAAACTGGATTTGGGCAAAAATCTCATAGAAATTTTGGAGCCGGATTGCTTTCAAACAAATTACTCAGATGTTCACATAAGGGCTTTGAATTTGGAGAAAAACTACATAGCCCATCTACCAGGGGCCGTATTCCGGGACATTGGCACAGTGCACTTGGTCTTGGCCTTCAATATGATTGAACGCATCCACGTGAATGCCTTTGAGGGCATTGAGGAAAGTTTGGAGTATTTGGATTTGGAGAGGAATAACTTGAATGCAGTGCCAGGAGCCTTAAGTCGCCTGAATCGCTTGAAGTATTTGTACTTGACCTCAAACAATATCAATCAGCTGAGTAACCTGCCGGAAAACACCGAAAACTTGAGGGTGCTTTCACTGAGTGGCAACAACTTTACCATGATCCCAGTGTTGGGTCTCAAGAACTACACCAACTTGTCGTATCTGAATATGGGCTATAACTCCATAGGAGATATACCAGAGAGCATTTTCACTGTGGATGGTTGGGGCTCCAATTTACAGACCATTTTGCTGAGGAACAATAAAATCACTCACCTGCATTTGAACTCGTTTGCAGGCTTGGATCAAATCCAGGAGATCTCTTTGAGCTTCAATGACATCAACATTCATCATCCCATGGTCTTTGAAAATGTCTCCAAAACACTGAAGATTCTGGAGTTATCATTTGCTGTCTTCCCCGCTAGGAGTATGGAGTCCATCGATCCTTTGGATGCCTTGTTTCCCTTGTCCCAGCTGATGTGGCTGGGCTTGGATAACAACAATCTCAAACATCTGAACAATGAGTCCTTTTCGAATATGAGGGAATTATCCTACCTCAACTTGGGCTTTAACCAATTGAAATCCCTGCCCAGGGATCTCTTTCTGCCCGAGGTGCACCTGCATCTGGTGGAGATCGATCTGGGCTATAACTCGCTGGAGAAGTTGTCCGCTTTGACGTTTCATAATTTGGGTGATTTACAGACCATAAATCTGCAATCCAACAAGATACGGGCGATTGAGAAACATGCTTTTCTAAATCTGGAATTTCTGCGCTACATTGATTTGTCCTACAATCGCCTATCGAACCTCTCCCAACAGGCCTTTACCACTCTCCCCAATCTGGCCTCCCTGGATTTGATGTTCAACAATTTGTGTTCATTCTCGCTGAAGTCCTTTCACTATGTCTCCAATACCAGCACTCCATTGAAACTGAATTTGACCCATAACCGCATTAGCCATTTTGAGGACCAATTGTCGTCGTACATGTACATCTACCATCTGGATATGGCCCACAATGCCATAAGTAAGACGGATAGTTTCGCCAACATGGCCAACACCTTGAGGTTCCTCAATTTAGCCCACAACGCCATACAGACGCTGGCCAATCATGCCTTTGGCGATTTGGAGTTTTTGGAGATACTCAACCTCTCGCACAACAACATAACGAGTGTAAGGCGCCGCAGCTTCCAGGGCCTGAACTCCCTGCAGGAACTGGACTTGAGCTTCAACAAATTGGACCAACTGCAGGTGGAGCAATTCTCCAATTTGAGAAAGTTGAGGATATTGAAAATCAGATGCAACAAATTGAAGGCCTTGCCGCGAGAAGTCTTCATGAATACCCGCCTCGAGTATTTGGACATTTCGGAGAATCAATTGACAGTGTGGCCCGTGCCGGCCTTCTCCGATGTGGGCTTCACTCTGCGCAACATTCAAATGGCTGCCAATCTGTTGGAGTATTTGGACTCCAGCATGTTCATCAACTCGCAGTTCTTATACGACATCAATCTGTGCTACAACAAGATCACCGTCTTGCCCGACAACACCTTCAGCTTTCTGAACAATCTTACCAATCTGGATTTGTCGGCCAATCCCTTGGTTACCACCAATCTCAAGGAGATATTTCTGCACACCCCACGTCTGCGGCGTCTCAAAATCTACAACATGGGGCTCTATGTGCTGCCTCAATTGAATCTGCCCCAGCTTTCGTATCTCGATGTCAGTGGGAACTTTCTGCAGGAATTGTCCTCGCTGCATGAAATGCGTCAACTGCGCTTTGTCAATGTGTCCCACAACAAGTTTGTGAATGCCTCCTGTGCGGTCGAGCATTTGCCCTCCTCGGTGAGGGTCTTGGATTTGGCCCATAATCCCTTGCGTAGGATAACAGTGCACGATATGGCTTCGCTAAGGCATTTGTCCGAACTGAATCTGCTTGATGTTAAGGTGATCAATCCTTTGGCCTTTGCCAAACTGAGGTCACTGAGGAAATTGCACCTTACTGCCCATGGTAATCTGGGCGAGATAGTGTCCCGCATTCCCGGACTACAAGAACTAAAGGTCCACAGCATAGATGCCAACATAGGCAGTCAACTATTTGCCAAGCTGatcaacaacaccaaactacaTTTGGTAGAGATTTACGGAGTCAACATTCAGACAATATCTCCCGATGCCTTTGAGGGTTTGGCGCGCAACCAAAAATTGCTGGTAAAGATTTCCCATACGAAAATTTCCGATTTGCCTCCGGGCATTTTCTATTCCCTGAGATCAGTGCCACATCTTTCCATTgatatatcggacaataaaatcaATGCCCTGGCGGCGGATAGCTTCTATCCCAACAAAACCTATTGGGACACAGTGGGAACCCGCAGCATAATGGGCGGTCTGCAGACGGCGCAAAATCCCCTGGAATGTGAATGTGGCCTAGTGTGGTTTGGTCACTGGCTGAGAAGATGGTTGCGAGAATCGGCTCAAATTAAGGTCATACAAAAGGATGAAATGAAGCAAATGGTTCAGGTAAGAATGAGTCAGAAATTGGAAActtgggaattgcgccctatagtgggtaatgaagtaaaatcgggagagctgtttatgtgggagctttatcaggttatcgaccgcttcagaccatatttggcaagtatgttggaggtcgtagAAGAAGTCCTTGTATAAAacttcaaatcggatataaaatatgTCCTCCAGAGGGTCATAAATTATAAACAgaatatcggtttgtatgggaactatattaggaagttggaagtcattacaaaacacgtaaggacggacgtaaggacggacgtaaggacggacgtaaggacggacgtaaggacggacgtaaggacggacgtaaggacggacgtaaggacggacgtaaggacggacgtaaggacggacgtaaggacggacgtaaggacggacgtaaggacggacgtaaggacggacgtaaggacggacgtaaggacggacgtaaggacggacgtaaggacggacgtaaggacggacgtaaggacggacgtaaggacggacgtaaggacggacgtaaggacggacgtaaggacggacgtaaggacggacgtaaggacggacgtaaggacggacgtaaggacggacgtaaggacggacgtaaggacggacgtaaggacggacgtaaggacggacgtaaggacggacgtaaggacggacgtaaggacggacgtaaggacggacgtaaggacggacgtaaggacggacgtaaggacggacgtaaggacggacgtaaggacggacgtaaggacggacgtaaggacggacgtaaggacggacgtaaggacggacgtaaggacggacgtaaggacggacgtaaggacggacgtaaggacggacgtaaggacggacgtaaggacggacgtaaggacggacgtaaggacggacgtaaggacggacgtaaggccggctcgaaagaaaaaaaattaaaaaataatatatattttttttttttttttttgtggaaaaattctTGGAATTTATTTTCcctataattttatttaagctTATAAAATTAATCCATGCCAGGAAAAAGTTTAAACAGACCAAATCTCTTTTGTTATAGCTTTCTTCAGACAATAGTGTATtcgttattttttatatatttttttaaaaaattgtttatgtattaaaactataatttttttttttattttattttcttttttcgataTCCCACGAAAGCTTCCTTTAAGTTCACGTGATTTGCGCGTAAgcgtttttaattttaaaatttaattattatttaaaaccataaatatatatgaggATTTTTATGACAACCTTTTCTTGGTCTTTTCTTTATCTCTTCTTGCTAACAGCGAGCTCGAGCCAACACCTGCCATGATCCCACCTCGGGCAAACAAATGCCAATATTGGAAATCTTTCCCGAAGATCTACTATGTCAGGCGTCGGCCCTCAGCAGTTCCAGTGCAAAGCTGTTCCTCATCTCCTTCGCCGTGATCGTGTTACCCCTCTTTGGCATGACACTTTGATAATCGTAAGCCCTTTTGTCTTCATTAAGTGAATAGGTTTTTAGTTTTACTTTAGCACGAGACTTTTTGAAAATGTGCCACCAACACAAAGGCATCATTGCTACTGCCATTCACTGCACGATTTGCTGAACTGGAAAACAAAGCAAAGGCATAAAAGCGTGATGTCCTTTagttcttttgatttttttgtacaGTTGAACGATGTAAATTATTTCCTTTGTAAATGAAAATTTAGTGtaaatgaaaatatgaaaattgcaaagaaaaaaacacaagagTAACCTAAATCCCCATAAGGAAAACTAAAAGAAACTAGACGTAAACGCAAACAGTTGTTAAAGTTTTATACCCCCAATGTCAAACctaaaaatctctatttttaaggcaCACTCAAAATAAGAAATACGAATATAACGatccaaaaaatttatatagtgGCAAATAATTATATATATGAAATGACATGTTATCGCAATTTAAGGAATTCTAATGATAAGTTAAAATATTTCATAgttataacacacacacacacaccaaaccACACAGAGATACATAACGAAAATGGGTCATTGATTCCTATTACAAATGAAAAATAACAAGAGAACAACAAACtaacaactacaactacaaaCACTACATTGTATTGTATGACCATACAAGCAAATTAATATATAttacgaaaataaatatttatctataaatataaaaacaattataaaTAAACACCTATGGTAATAGTTATAATTTATAGCTTAATACTAGAATTATTTTAGTACTAAATTCTAGCCCAGCCAATTGAGGATGATCATGAATGTAGCCATTCGGTATGCAAAAGGATTGTGAGTGTGTTGAGAACTTCTACTAACGTTGTAGCAATCCTTTGAAATGTTTGGCATTTGAAGCCGAAAACCTTTGCACTTTCatgtatgtaaaaaaattaaaacaaaaaaatgtatgcgaaaaattgcaaataataTAAAGATTAGGACTAGAGTAGAATCACATAGGTAtgtgaaaattattttataaa
The Stomoxys calcitrans chromosome 3, idStoCalc2.1, whole genome shotgun sequence genome window above contains:
- the LOC106088335 gene encoding chaoptin isoform X1 encodes the protein MKIFHTMEVFVLANHMIMDYQRPQLLIISISLLYWFRTTADCWKFDGGGPGALGPGYRLPRSASNLLAARGPPPVIPGGGGGGGFATLFNSPPQDILYSCPLNSMCQCAGLPNETSTLIEINCNEVALYKFPEFIHSSVRYIEMSNTHLQSVDDETFQGLRLKTLKLIDNELQDISERSFSTMTHSLMTLDISGNKMQHIPYEALQKLHSLTRLVAQRNHITSLDVNWEAQHDTLRSLHLAGNDITEVSPTSMHEGASHPSSAAIQTITRDEHLKGSHMSSNSIPGLTHSGLSHQAGKPFNRLQKLLWLDLSNNRIYHISPNFLPRSLITIDLSGNLLSTFPHHLFEHLYDLRIISLRDNLVRSVQSIDLRQVRIHLEKLDLGKNLIEILEPDCFQTNYSDVHIRALNLEKNYIAHLPGAVFRDIGTVHLVLAFNMIERIHVNAFEGIEESLEYLDLERNNLNAVPGALSRLNRLKYLYLTSNNINQLSNLPENTENLRVLSLSGNNFTMIPVLGLKNYTNLSYLNMGYNSIGDIPESIFTVDGWGSNLQTILLRNNKITHLHLNSFAGLDQIQEISLSFNDINIHHPMVFENVSKTLKILELSFAVFPARSMESIDPLDALFPLSQLMWLGLDNNNLKHLNNESFSNMRELSYLNLGFNQLKSLPRDLFLPEVHLHLVEIDLGYNSLEKLSALTFHNLGDLQTINLQSNKIRAIEKHAFLNLEFLRYIDLSYNRLSNLSQQAFTTLPNLASLDLMFNNLCSFSLKSFHYVSNTSTPLKLNLTHNRISHFEDQLSSYMYIYHLDMAHNAISKTDSFANMANTLRFLNLAHNAIQTLANHAFGDLEFLEILNLSHNNITSVRRRSFQGLNSLQELDLSFNKLDQLQVEQFSNLRKLRILKIRCNKLKALPREVFMNTRLEYLDISENQLTVWPVPAFSDVGFTLRNIQMAANLLEYLDSSMFINSQFLYDINLCYNKITVLPDNTFSFLNNLTNLDLSANPLVTTNLKEIFLHTPRLRRLKIYNMGLYVLPQLNLPQLSYLDVSGNFLQELSSLHEMRQLRFVNVSHNKFVNASCAVEHLPSSVRVLDLAHNPLRRITVHDMASLRHLSELNLLDVKVINPLAFAKLRSLRKLHLTAHGNLGEIVSRIPGLQELKVHSIDANIGSQLFAKLINNTKLHLVEIYGVNIQTISPDAFEGLARNQKLLVKISHTKISDLPPGIFYSLRSVPHLSIDISDNKINALAADSFYPNKTYWDTVGTRSIMGGLQTAQNPLECECGLVWFGHWLRRWLRESAQIKVIQKDEMKQMVQLPLSSRDLRRARANTCHDPTSGKQMPILEIFPEDLLCQASALSSSSAKLFLISFAVIVLPLFGMTL
- the LOC106088335 gene encoding chaoptin isoform X3, giving the protein MDYQRPQLLIISISLLYWFRTTADCWKFDGGGPGALGPGYRLPRSASNLLAARGPPPVIPGGGGGGGFATLFNSPPQDILYSCPLNSMCQCAGLPNETSTLIEINCNEVALYKFPEFIHSSVRYIEMSNTHLQSVDDETFQGLRLKTLKLIDNELQDISERSFSTMTHSLMTLDISGNKMQHIPYEALQKLHSLTRLVAQRNHITSLDVNWEAQHDTLRSLHLAGNDITEVSPTSMHEGASHPSSAAIQTITRDEHLKGSHMSSNSIPGLTHSGLSHQAGKPFNRLQKLLWLDLSNNRIYHISPNFLPRSLITIDLSGNLLSTFPHHLFEHLYDLRIISLRDNLVRSVQSIDLRQVRIHLEKLDLGKNLIEILEPDCFQTNYSDVHIRALNLEKNYIAHLPGAVFRDIGTVHLVLAFNMIERIHVNAFEGIEESLEYLDLERNNLNAVPGALSRLNRLKYLYLTSNNINQLSNLPENTENLRVLSLSGNNFTMIPVLGLKNYTNLSYLNMGYNSIGDIPESIFTVDGWGSNLQTILLRNNKITHLHLNSFAGLDQIQEISLSFNDINIHHPMVFENVSKTLKILELSFAVFPARSMESIDPLDALFPLSQLMWLGLDNNNLKHLNNESFSNMRELSYLNLGFNQLKSLPRDLFLPEVHLHLVEIDLGYNSLEKLSALTFHNLGDLQTINLQSNKIRAIEKHAFLNLEFLRYIDLSYNRLSNLSQQAFTTLPNLASLDLMFNNLCSFSLKSFHYVSNTSTPLKLNLTHNRISHFEDQLSSYMYIYHLDMAHNAISKTDSFANMANTLRFLNLAHNAIQTLANHAFGDLEFLEILNLSHNNITSVRRRSFQGLNSLQELDLSFNKLDQLQVEQFSNLRKLRILKIRCNKLKALPREVFMNTRLEYLDISENQLTVWPVPAFSDVGFTLRNIQMAANLLEYLDSSMFINSQFLYDINLCYNKITVLPDNTFSFLNNLTNLDLSANPLVTTNLKEIFLHTPRLRRLKIYNMGLYVLPQLNLPQLSYLDVSGNFLQELSSLHEMRQLRFVNVSHNKFVNASCAVEHLPSSVRVLDLAHNPLRRITVHDMASLRHLSELNLLDVKVINPLAFAKLRSLRKLHLTAHGNLGEIVSRIPGLQELKVHSIDANIGSQLFAKLINNTKLHLVEIYGVNIQTISPDAFEGLARNQKLLVKISHTKISDLPPGIFYSLRSVPHLSIDISDNKINALAADSFYPNKTYWDTVGTRSIMGGLQTAQNPLECECGLVWFGHWLRRWLRESAQIKVIQKDEMKQMVQLPLSSRDLRRARANTCHDPTSGKQMPILEIFPEDLLCQASALSSSSAKLFLISFAVIVLPLFGMTL
- the LOC106088335 gene encoding chaoptin isoform X2 — its product is MKIFHTMEVFVLANHMIMDYQRPQLLIISISLLYWFRTTADCWKFDGGGPGALGPGYRLPRSASNLLAARGPPPVIPGGGGGGGFATLFNSPPQDILYSCPLNSMCQCAGLPNETSTLIEINCNEVALYKFPEFIHSSVRYIEMSNTHLQSVDDETFQGLRLKTLKLIDNELQDISERSFSTMTHSLMTLDISGNKMQHIPYEALQKLHSLTRLVAQRNHITSLDVNWEAQHDTLRSLHLAGNDITEVSPTSMHEGASHPSSAAIQTITRDEHLKGSHMSSNSIPGLTHSGLSHQAGKPFNRLQKLLWLDLSNNRIYHISPNFLPRSLITIDLSGNLLSTFPHHLFEHLYDLRIISLRDNLVRSVQSIDLRQVRIHLEKLDLGKNLIEILEPDCFQTNYSDVHIRALNLEKNYIAHLPGAVFRDIGTVHLVLAFNMIERIHVNAFEGIEESLEYLDLERNNLNAVPGALSRLNRLKYLYLTSNNINQLSNLPENTENLRVLSLSGNNFTMIPVLGLKNYTNLSYLNMGYNSIGDIPESIFTVDGWGSNLQTILLRNNKITHLHLNSFAGLDQIQEISLSFNDINIHHPMVFENVSKTLKILELSFAVFPARSMESIDPLDALFPLSQLMWLGLDNNNLKHLNNESFSNMRELSYLNLGFNQLKSLPRDLFLPEVHLHLVEIDLGYNSLEKLSALTFHNLGDLQTINLQSNKIRAIEKHAFLNLEFLRYIDLSYNRLSNLSQQAFTTLPNLASLDLMFNNLCSFSLKSFHYVSNTSTPLKLNLTHNRISHFEDQLSSYMYIYHLDMAHNAISKTDSFANMANTLRFLNLAHNAIQTLANHAFGDLEFLEILNLSHNNITSVRRRSFQGLNSLQELDLSFNKLDQLQVEQFSNLRKLRILKIRCNKLKALPREVFMNTRLEYLDISENQLTVWPVPAFSDVGFTLRNIQMAANLLEYLDSSMFINSQFLYDINLCYNKITVLPDNTFSFLNNLTNLDLSANPLVTTNLKEIFLHTPRLRRLKIYNMGLYVLPQLNLPQLSYLDVSGNFLQELSSLHEMRQLRFVNVSHNKFVNASCAVEHLPSSVRVLDLAHNPLRRITVHDMASLRHLSELNLLDVKVINPLAFAKLRSLRKLHLTAHGNLGEIVSRIPGLQELKVHSIDANIGSQLFAKLINNTKLHLVEIYGVNIQTISPDAFEGLARNQKLLVKISHTKISDLPPGIFYSLRSVPHLSIDISDNKINALAADSFYPNKTYWDTVGTRSIMGGLQTAQNPLECECGLVWFGHWLRRWLRESAQIKVIQKDEMKQMVQRARANTCHDPTSGKQMPILEIFPEDLLCQASALSSSSAKLFLISFAVIVLPLFGMTL